In the Candidatus Rhodoblastus alkanivorans genome, one interval contains:
- the argF gene encoding ornithine carbamoyltransferase, whose translation MNLPPIDPARRCFLDISEFSLDQLRGVLDRAVDIKRRRRKGRPSPDKPLEGRMLAMIFDKPSTRTRVSFDVGMRELGGETLMLTGAEMQLGRGETIADTARVLSRFVDAIMIRILAHEHLMEMAAYATVPVINGLTKKTHPCQVMADIMTYEEHRGDIAGARVAWIGDACNVLTSWVHAAARFGFTLDIASPEELAPRPELIAWARSQGGVVNVMRDPYEAVQDANCVLTDCWVSMGDKDEKLRHMLLAPYQVNSKLMRHADKDAVFMHCLPAHRGEEVTDEVIDGAQSLVFDEAENRLHAQKGVLAWCMEGDA comes from the coding sequence TCTCGACCGCGCCGTCGACATCAAGCGCCGCCGCCGCAAGGGGCGTCCGTCGCCGGACAAGCCGCTGGAGGGCCGCATGCTCGCGATGATCTTCGACAAGCCGTCCACCCGCACGCGCGTCTCTTTTGACGTCGGCATGCGGGAGCTGGGCGGCGAAACGTTGATGCTCACAGGCGCCGAAATGCAGCTCGGGCGCGGCGAAACCATCGCCGACACCGCGCGGGTCCTGTCGCGCTTCGTGGACGCCATCATGATCCGCATCCTCGCCCATGAGCATCTGATGGAAATGGCGGCCTATGCGACCGTGCCGGTGATCAACGGCCTGACCAAGAAGACCCATCCCTGCCAGGTCATGGCCGACATCATGACCTATGAGGAGCATCGCGGCGACATCGCCGGGGCGCGGGTCGCGTGGATCGGCGACGCCTGCAACGTCCTGACGAGCTGGGTCCATGCCGCGGCCCGGTTCGGCTTCACTCTGGACATCGCCTCGCCGGAGGAATTGGCGCCGCGTCCCGAACTCATCGCCTGGGCGCGGTCCCAGGGCGGGGTGGTCAATGTCATGCGCGACCCCTATGAGGCGGTTCAGGACGCGAATTGCGTGCTGACGGACTGCTGGGTCTCGATGGGCGACAAGGACGAAAAGCTGCGCCACATGCTGCTCGCGCCCTATCAGGTCAATTCCAAGCTGATGCGCCACGCCGACAAGGACGCTGTGTTCATGCATTGCCTGCCGGCGCATCGCGGCGAGGAAGTCACCGACGAGGTCATCGACGGCGCGCAGTCCCTCGTCTTTGACGAGGCAGAGAACCGCCTGCACGCCCAGAAAGGCGTTCTCGCCTGGTGCATGGAGGGCGATGCGTGA
- a CDS encoding Hsp33 family molecular chaperone yields the protein MTGADDSVLPFAVAPLDLRGRLARLGPAIDAILSRHAYPDPVARLLGEAAALTVLLGSVLKSGGRFQLQTRTDGLVDMIVVDFDAPDRLRAFARFDAARLPPRGGVAADALLGRGHLALTIEQGGELTRYQGVAPIDGGSLEAAARLYFQQSEQIPTFIRLAAGQVVTPAGTSWRAGGLLAQFLPHSEERRRQADLPPGDTPEGFQAHEWTEDEAWTEAQAFASTVEDHELLDPDLSSESLAYRLFHERGVHVFPPHPLRDACRCSSERVESMLRSFSQAERDDMIGDDGMIGVTCEFCSTLRRYNPDDFRED from the coding sequence GTGACCGGAGCGGACGACAGCGTCCTGCCTTTCGCGGTCGCGCCGCTCGATCTGCGCGGCCGTCTGGCGCGGCTCGGCCCGGCGATCGACGCCATTTTATCCCGCCATGCCTATCCCGATCCGGTGGCTCGCCTCCTGGGCGAGGCGGCGGCGCTGACCGTGCTGCTCGGCTCGGTGCTGAAATCGGGCGGAAGATTTCAGTTGCAGACCCGCACCGACGGGCTGGTCGACATGATCGTGGTCGATTTCGACGCGCCGGACCGGCTGCGCGCCTTTGCCCGTTTCGACGCCGCGCGTTTGCCGCCGCGGGGCGGTGTCGCCGCCGACGCGCTGCTCGGGCGGGGCCATCTTGCCTTGACCATCGAGCAGGGCGGCGAGCTCACGCGCTATCAGGGCGTCGCGCCGATCGACGGCGGCTCCCTGGAGGCGGCGGCCAGGCTCTATTTCCAGCAGTCGGAGCAGATTCCCACCTTCATCCGGCTGGCGGCGGGTCAGGTCGTGACCCCGGCCGGGACGAGTTGGCGCGCGGGCGGGCTGCTGGCGCAATTCCTGCCCCATTCCGAGGAGCGCCGCCGTCAGGCCGATTTGCCGCCCGGCGACACGCCGGAGGGTTTTCAGGCGCATGAATGGACGGAGGACGAAGCCTGGACCGAGGCCCAGGCGTTCGCCTCCACCGTCGAGGATCACGAATTGCTCGACCCCGACCTGTCGAGCGAGTCTCTGGCCTATCGCCTGTTCCATGAGCGCGGCGTCCACGTCTTTCCGCCCCATCCCTTGCGCGACGCCTGCCGCTGTTCGAGCGAGCGGGTCGAATCCATGCTACGCAGCTTCTCGCAGGCCGAGCGCGACGACATGATCGGGGACGATGGGATGATCGGCGTGACCTGCGAATTCTGCTCGACGCTGCGCCGCTACAACCCCGACGATTTCCGGGAAGACTGA
- the queD gene encoding 6-carboxytetrahydropterin synthase QueD, with amino-acid sequence MPVTITQAFTFEAAHHLPHVPETHRCRRLHGHSYRVELRLGGEVDAHTGFIVDFFEVEKAFQPLLARLDHHLLNDIEGLENPTAENIAVWIYQRVKPELSQLESVKIFETPMCWAEYCG; translated from the coding sequence ATGCCCGTAACCATCACCCAGGCCTTCACCTTCGAGGCCGCACACCATCTGCCCCATGTGCCCGAAACCCACAGGTGCCGGCGCCTGCATGGCCATTCCTATCGCGTCGAACTGCGGCTCGGCGGCGAAGTGGACGCCCATACCGGCTTCATCGTGGATTTCTTCGAGGTCGAAAAGGCCTTCCAGCCGCTGCTCGCGCGCCTCGACCACCATCTGCTCAACGACATCGAGGGGTTGGAAAACCCGACCGCCGAGAATATCGCGGTCTGGATTTACCAGCGCGTCAAGCCCGAACTGTCGCAGCTCGAATCGGTGAAGATCTTCGAGACGCCAATGTGCTGGGCGGAATATTGCGGTTGA
- a CDS encoding SDR family NAD(P)-dependent oxidoreductase, translating to MKTALVTGAASRLGAPLARYLASRNFRILLHANRSMDKARLLAHSLAEQGAETHVVAADFADQTSIARFCGELTARFGAPDVIVNNASTFEHDYPGEADPEKLATSLSVHVLAPFSIIEAAAKAKKPGAVVSVFNILDHKLLNLNPDYYSYTLGKSALMALTAMWRQAERRDIRVFGLLPGLMFPSGPQTEERFATDARKIPTGRATPADQICAAIGFFLDHPDMPGQMLPIDGGEHLVPRSRDVAFE from the coding sequence ATGAAGACGGCTCTGGTGACCGGCGCGGCCAGCCGCCTCGGCGCGCCGCTCGCCCGCTATCTCGCCAGCCGGAACTTCCGCATCCTCCTGCACGCCAACAGATCGATGGACAAGGCGCGCCTGCTTGCGCACAGCCTCGCGGAACAAGGCGCGGAAACCCATGTGGTCGCCGCCGATTTCGCCGACCAGACGTCGATCGCGCGATTTTGCGGGGAACTGACCGCACGCTTCGGCGCGCCCGACGTCATCGTCAACAACGCCTCGACGTTCGAACATGATTACCCCGGCGAGGCGGACCCGGAAAAGCTGGCGACAAGCCTGTCGGTCCATGTGCTGGCGCCCTTTTCGATCATCGAGGCGGCGGCCAAAGCCAAGAAACCAGGCGCCGTGGTGAGCGTCTTCAACATTCTCGACCACAAGCTTCTCAACCTGAACCCGGATTATTACTCCTACACTCTGGGCAAGAGCGCGCTGATGGCGCTGACGGCGATGTGGCGGCAGGCGGAGCGGCGCGACATCCGCGTGTTCGGCCTGCTGCCCGGCCTGATGTTCCCGTCGGGGCCGCAGACCGAGGAGCGCTTCGCGACGGACGCCAGGAAAATTCCGACCGGCCGCGCCACGCCCGCCGACCAGATTTGCGCGGCGATCGGCTTCTTCCTCGACCATCCCGACATGCCGGGGCAGATGCTGCCGATCGACGGCGGCGAGCATCTCGTCCCCCGCAGCCGCGATGTCGCTTTCGAGTGA
- a CDS encoding dihydroneopterin aldolase: MNDLFYGEDHIVVRLDEVCVNVSCGLHPWERHPERPTRLMISVRLYAPLTARCAADQPIIDYDLVRDRIRALENEGHIDLVESVADRIVDSCFHDERVVACRLSIRKPDIYNETRGAGIDLFRTRARWSAAE, encoded by the coding sequence ATGAACGACCTGTTTTACGGCGAAGACCATATCGTCGTGCGCCTCGACGAGGTTTGCGTCAATGTCTCCTGCGGACTGCATCCCTGGGAGCGCCACCCCGAGCGTCCAACCCGCCTGATGATCTCCGTCCGCCTTTACGCGCCGCTGACCGCCCGCTGCGCCGCCGACCAGCCGATCATCGATTACGACTTGGTGCGCGACCGCATCCGCGCCCTGGAGAACGAAGGCCATATCGACCTCGTCGAATCCGTCGCCGACCGGATCGTCGATTCCTGTTTCCATGACGAGCGCGTCGTCGCCTGCAGGCTGTCGATCCGCAAGCCCGACATCTACAACGAGACGCGCGGCGCCGGCATCGACCTGTTCCGCACCCGAGCGCGATGGAGCGCCGCGGAATGA
- a CDS encoding c-type cytochrome, with amino-acid sequence MRGKILVLSGALFAALAFGAQAAQLKGDPKAGEIVFNQCRQCHHIGKGATNFYGPVLNGIIDRPAGTVPGYNYSEANKHSGKVWNVATLTSYLKQPQHDVPKTYMTFKGLKGDQDIANVIAYMSQFDRSGAMHAPTE; translated from the coding sequence ATGCGAGGCAAGATTCTGGTTCTTTCCGGCGCGCTGTTCGCCGCTCTGGCGTTTGGCGCGCAAGCCGCACAGCTCAAGGGCGACCCCAAGGCGGGTGAGATCGTGTTCAACCAATGTCGGCAATGCCATCACATCGGCAAGGGCGCGACCAATTTCTACGGTCCGGTGCTGAACGGCATCATCGACCGTCCGGCCGGCACTGTTCCCGGCTATAATTATTCCGAGGCCAACAAGCATTCGGGCAAGGTCTGGAACGTCGCCACCCTCACCTCCTATCTCAAGCAGCCGCAGCATGACGTGCCGAAAACCTATATGACCTTCAAGGGCCTCAAGGGCGACCAGGACATCGCCAACGTCATCGCCTATATGTCGCAGTTCGACCGCAGCGGCGCGATGCACGCCCCGACCGAATAG
- a CDS encoding ATP-binding response regulator, translating into MTLQAGENSDDLQRRILKLEKINRALMSRVERSVDSQFNAFSLFETAIALDHQVRRRTQELQQAMRSIEKAKWQAEAASSLKTTFVTSVGHDLLQPLNAARLALSALGEMQNGPEGGALIEQVDRCLVTLEDLIRTLLDLSKLDAGVMRPEIRSFELNDVMEPLAREFAHFAQKRGLKLKIFATRTTVRSDPSMLRRILQNLLANALRYTSRGGVLVGVRRRGENILVQVCDTGPGIPEDRREAIFQEFQRAHDDIPGETGFGLGLAIVRRFAQVLGHPVSLASQIRRGSTFSVVIPLSAEAPPPPPAVAQLRNYPNRIAGAKILVIENEPEVSEAMLLLLERWGCDVAVATSGAEAVEKLSVLAHPPQIIIADLHLNHGELGPEAIQAVRRACGREAPALLVTADHSQRAEDVARRNRLEMLHKPVRPAELRSLLAFLLT; encoded by the coding sequence ATGACCTTGCAGGCGGGTGAAAACAGCGACGACCTCCAGCGCCGGATCCTGAAGCTGGAGAAGATCAACCGCGCCCTGATGTCGCGCGTCGAGCGCTCGGTGGACAGCCAGTTCAACGCCTTTTCCCTGTTCGAGACCGCGATCGCGCTCGATCATCAGGTGCGCCGCCGCACCCAGGAACTGCAGCAGGCGATGCGCTCGATCGAGAAGGCGAAATGGCAGGCCGAGGCGGCAAGTTCGCTCAAGACCACTTTCGTCACCTCGGTCGGCCACGACCTGCTCCAGCCGCTCAACGCCGCGCGGCTGGCGCTTTCCGCGCTCGGCGAAATGCAGAACGGGCCCGAAGGGGGCGCGCTGATCGAGCAGGTCGATCGCTGCCTTGTCACGCTCGAAGACCTCATCCGCACCCTGCTCGACCTCTCCAAGCTCGACGCCGGGGTGATGCGGCCGGAAATCCGCAGTTTCGAGCTCAATGACGTGATGGAGCCGCTCGCCCGCGAATTCGCGCATTTCGCCCAGAAGCGCGGGCTGAAGCTCAAAATCTTCGCGACGCGCACCACGGTGCGCTCGGACCCTTCGATGCTGCGCCGCATCCTGCAGAACCTGCTCGCCAACGCCCTGCGCTACACTTCGCGCGGCGGTGTGCTGGTCGGCGTCAGGCGGCGCGGCGAAAACATTCTGGTGCAGGTCTGCGACACCGGGCCGGGAATCCCCGAAGATCGGCGCGAGGCGATCTTCCAGGAGTTCCAGCGCGCCCATGACGACATTCCCGGCGAGACCGGCTTCGGCCTCGGCCTCGCCATCGTGCGGCGCTTCGCCCAGGTGCTCGGCCATCCCGTCTCTCTCGCCTCGCAAATCAGGCGCGGCTCGACCTTTTCCGTCGTGATCCCTTTGAGCGCGGAGGCGCCGCCGCCGCCCCCGGCCGTCGCGCAATTGCGCAATTACCCGAACCGCATCGCCGGCGCGAAAATCCTGGTGATCGAAAACGAGCCGGAGGTCAGCGAGGCCATGCTGCTGCTTCTGGAACGCTGGGGCTGCGACGTCGCGGTGGCGACCTCGGGCGCCGAGGCGGTCGAGAAGCTGAGCGTCCTCGCCCATCCGCCGCAAATCATCATCGCCGACCTTCATCTCAACCATGGCGAACTGGGGCCGGAGGCGATTCAGGCGGTGCGGCGCGCCTGCGGCAGGGAGGCGCCGGCGCTGCTGGTGACCGCCGACCATTCGCAGCGCGCCGAGGACGTCGCCCGGCGCAACCGGCTCGAAATGCTGCACAAGCCGGTGCGGCCGGCGGAGCTGCGCTCGCTGCTCGCTTTTCTGCTGACGTGA
- a CDS encoding FIST N-terminal domain-containing protein: protein MRADRLGGVVVASTSADNAEQAARDVAAAICAQLAASDDRPEEALVGVVCFVCASYDTAVFAAEIRERLPDTPIYGCTTAGELTLSGWASHSVLALGFLRSNFTLTAHMLENLSHFGVEEGRAATVEARAALIAKIPEGEIDRCFGLLLIDGMCRREEAVISALYSALDDIPVVGGSAGDSMSFEKTWMIRDGAIYRDAALLLLFHTDIPFATFKCDYFEPTALKMVVTEADTESRVVRELNAEPAAQEYAHQVGLIESSLDAASFASHPVLVGVGGQYYARSIQKVNADGSLSFFCAIDEGLVLTVAKSLDPYESTLATFERMEGELGAVSLYIGFDCVLRRLGAERNQIAHRLSELYRAHRVVGFNTYGEQYRSMHVNQTFTGIAFGHRPRDEERLS from the coding sequence ATGCGGGCCGACCGTCTGGGGGGCGTCGTCGTCGCGTCCACAAGCGCCGATAACGCCGAGCAGGCCGCGCGCGACGTCGCGGCGGCAATATGCGCGCAACTGGCGGCTTCGGACGACAGGCCGGAAGAAGCGCTCGTCGGTGTGGTCTGTTTTGTTTGCGCCAGCTACGACACCGCTGTTTTTGCCGCCGAAATCCGCGAGCGCCTCCCCGACACCCCGATCTACGGCTGCACCACGGCGGGCGAATTGACGCTTTCCGGCTGGGCGTCCCATTCCGTGCTGGCGCTCGGCTTCCTGCGCAGCAATTTCACCCTCACCGCCCATATGCTCGAGAACCTCTCCCATTTCGGGGTCGAGGAGGGCCGCGCCGCGACCGTCGAGGCCCGCGCCGCGCTGATTGCGAAAATTCCCGAAGGCGAAATCGACCGCTGCTTCGGCCTGCTGCTGATCGACGGCATGTGCCGGCGCGAGGAAGCCGTGATTTCGGCGCTCTATTCGGCGCTCGACGACATTCCGGTGGTCGGCGGCTCGGCCGGCGACAGCATGTCCTTCGAGAAGACCTGGATGATCCGCGACGGCGCCATCTACCGCGACGCCGCGCTTCTCCTGCTGTTCCACACCGACATCCCCTTCGCCACCTTCAAATGCGATTATTTCGAGCCGACCGCGCTCAAAATGGTGGTCACCGAGGCCGACACCGAATCGCGCGTCGTGCGCGAACTCAACGCCGAGCCGGCGGCGCAGGAATATGCCCATCAGGTCGGATTGATCGAAAGCTCACTCGACGCCGCCTCTTTTGCATCGCATCCTGTGCTGGTCGGCGTCGGCGGGCAATATTACGCCCGCTCCATCCAGAAGGTGAACGCCGACGGCTCGCTGAGTTTTTTCTGCGCGATCGACGAGGGCCTGGTGCTGACGGTGGCCAAATCTCTTGATCCTTACGAAAGCACCCTCGCCACTTTCGAGCGGATGGAGGGCGAGCTTGGCGCGGTCTCGCTTTATATCGGCTTCGATTGCGTGCTGCGGCGGCTCGGCGCCGAGCGCAACCAGATCGCCCATCGCCTTTCGGAGCTTTATCGCGCGCACCGCGTCGTGGGTTTCAACACCTATGGCGAGCAATATCGCTCGATGCACGTCAACCAGACGTTCACCGGCATAGCCTTCGGCCACCGTCCCCGCGATGAAGAACGGCTGTCATGA
- a CDS encoding 4Fe-4S binding protein — translation MPEKKTGLPRLAAAVARFVALLAAAFCICAATAGAGASTLDRAAMEKLFPKPFIVGERDATLPIWPIFRQSYNGDVLAAYAFESIDFEPIPGFSGTPIDLLVAVKPSGELLDVRVLSQHEPVFVDGLGPEPLMDFVKQYAGKSIKQSIKIVAPGTRNPRADSVAAEIDGVAKATASVRIINETIIESALQVARARLGFSKGRDPNRVARPKPDVFEPLTFQQMLDRGYIRHLHLTNAAVEKAFKGSDAEGLDEEGLADPTGTFADVYIAEVDVPVVGRNLLGEKKWRKLMDQLDGAPAMFIMSSGRWTFMPDSFIPGSTPDFIALSQANAPVAWRDFVWRDTIDLPVPKGLELDKSDQAIMRIAPQAAFDPASPSTFSIRVLREKGQIFPEHVTRDFKLAYSLRKNLFILPPEDSGLGIDSIWESRIRDIAILGAALIVLAVALARQHFLVRSPRNFKIFRLAFLAFTLVFIGWIAQAQLSIVWLFGLIKAIKGEGSFVFFLWDPPTLMVTIFALVALFVWGRGTFCGWLCPFGALQEFAGELARLLRLRQFGLPQRYERLSRIPKFLVLAVILVTAVFFTNQAEKVAEVEPFKTSITLIFMRSAPFVLYAVALLIAGMFHYKFFCRYLCPLGATLAALSFVRRWKWIPRRKECGAPCQMCRVKCRYGAIERSGEIVYSECFQCMDCVVIHDSPTKCVPLVLERKRARKRERQLREAAQ, via the coding sequence ATGCCAGAAAAAAAGACGGGGCTTCCGAGGCTTGCGGCCGCGGTCGCGCGCTTTGTCGCGCTGCTGGCGGCGGCGTTTTGCATTTGCGCGGCGACGGCGGGCGCGGGCGCCTCGACGCTCGACCGCGCGGCGATGGAGAAATTGTTTCCAAAGCCCTTCATCGTCGGCGAGCGCGACGCGACCCTGCCGATCTGGCCCATCTTCAGACAGAGCTACAATGGCGACGTTCTCGCGGCTTACGCCTTCGAATCGATCGATTTCGAGCCGATCCCCGGCTTTTCCGGCACGCCGATCGATCTTCTCGTTGCGGTCAAACCCTCGGGCGAATTGCTCGACGTGCGGGTGCTGAGCCAGCACGAGCCGGTCTTCGTCGATGGGCTCGGCCCCGAGCCCCTGATGGATTTCGTGAAACAATATGCCGGCAAGTCGATCAAGCAATCGATCAAGATCGTGGCGCCGGGCACGCGCAATCCGCGCGCCGACAGCGTCGCCGCCGAGATCGACGGCGTCGCCAAGGCCACCGCCTCTGTGCGCATCATCAATGAGACGATCATCGAATCCGCGCTGCAGGTCGCGCGCGCGCGGCTCGGCTTTTCCAAGGGGCGCGACCCCAATCGCGTCGCCCGTCCCAAACCCGATGTGTTCGAGCCGCTGACCTTCCAGCAGATGCTCGACCGCGGCTATATCCGCCATCTGCATCTGACCAATGCGGCAGTGGAAAAGGCGTTCAAGGGCAGCGACGCCGAAGGCCTCGACGAAGAGGGTCTCGCCGATCCCACGGGAACCTTCGCGGACGTCTATATCGCCGAGGTCGACGTACCCGTCGTCGGGCGCAACCTGCTCGGCGAAAAGAAATGGCGCAAGCTGATGGACCAGCTCGACGGCGCCCCGGCCATGTTCATCATGTCCAGCGGGCGCTGGACCTTCATGCCCGATTCCTTCATTCCCGGCTCGACGCCCGATTTCATCGCCTTGAGCCAGGCGAACGCCCCGGTCGCCTGGCGTGATTTCGTCTGGCGCGACACGATCGACCTGCCGGTTCCCAAAGGCCTCGAACTCGACAAAAGCGATCAGGCGATCATGCGCATCGCGCCGCAGGCGGCGTTCGACCCGGCCTCGCCTTCCACCTTCTCGATCCGCGTGCTGCGTGAAAAAGGCCAGATTTTTCCAGAGCATGTGACGCGCGATTTCAAGCTCGCCTATAGCCTGCGGAAAAATCTGTTCATCCTGCCGCCGGAGGATTCCGGCCTCGGCATAGATTCGATCTGGGAGAGCCGGATCCGCGACATTGCGATCCTCGGCGCCGCATTGATCGTGCTCGCCGTCGCCTTGGCGCGGCAGCACTTTTTGGTGCGGTCGCCGCGCAATTTCAAAATCTTCCGTCTCGCCTTTCTCGCCTTCACTTTGGTCTTCATCGGCTGGATCGCCCAGGCGCAATTGTCGATCGTCTGGCTGTTCGGCCTGATCAAGGCGATCAAGGGGGAGGGGAGTTTCGTCTTCTTCCTTTGGGACCCGCCGACCCTGATGGTGACGATTTTCGCCCTCGTCGCTTTGTTCGTCTGGGGGCGCGGAACTTTTTGCGGCTGGCTCTGCCCCTTCGGCGCCTTGCAGGAATTCGCCGGCGAACTGGCGCGGCTGCTGCGCCTGCGCCAGTTCGGACTGCCGCAGCGCTATGAGCGTCTGTCGCGCATTCCGAAATTCCTGGTGCTCGCGGTCATTCTCGTCACCGCCGTCTTCTTCACCAATCAGGCGGAGAAGGTCGCCGAGGTCGAGCCGTTCAAGACCTCGATCACTCTCATTTTCATGCGCTCCGCGCCTTTCGTGCTCTATGCCGTCGCGCTTTTGATCGCAGGCATGTTCCATTACAAATTCTTCTGCCGCTATCTCTGCCCGCTCGGCGCGACGCTCGCGGCCTTGAGCTTCGTGCGCCGCTGGAAATGGATTCCGCGCCGCAAGGAATGCGGCGCGCCCTGCCAGATGTGCCGGGTGAAATGCCGCTATGGCGCGATCGAGCGCAGCGGGGAGATCGTCTATTCCGAATGTTTCCAATGCATGGATTGCGTGGTCATCCACGACTCTCCGACGAAATGCGTTCCGCTGGTTCTCGAACGGAAGCGGGCGCGCAAGCGGGAACGCCAATTGAGGGAGGCGGCGCAATGA
- a CDS encoding FAD:protein FMN transferase: MSKNRRQMLQLALMGASLSASGVWAASASRDEPVFRRIGVAFDTGVGLTVVGLDRKEAEAALDAGFAEIHRLERVAGLSTPGSDIRRLNAEGRLEKPDPAMLEMLAVADEVHRASGGAFDVTVQPLWIFYDSYARRGAWPTGEEAAPARALIGHSHMRFDAEAVSFDRPGMGITMNSLTHGYAADRVAKVLSDLGVRRAFVDTGEMESLGRGPQDREWTVAVKNPRQTDAMLGTAPLTGCMATAGDYAYTWSADYTRNHILDPRTGLSPASFATVVVIAPRAVVADALSTTVSVLGPDEGAKLLTKFDAEAYGITKAGKVWATPGFPRQHLA, translated from the coding sequence ATGAGCAAGAATCGCCGGCAGATGTTGCAGCTTGCGCTGATGGGCGCGTCTTTAAGCGCTTCGGGCGTGTGGGCGGCTTCGGCATCGCGCGATGAGCCGGTCTTTCGCCGCATCGGCGTCGCCTTCGACACCGGCGTCGGCCTGACCGTCGTGGGATTGGACAGGAAAGAGGCCGAGGCCGCGCTCGACGCCGGCTTTGCCGAAATCCACCGTCTGGAGCGCGTCGCGGGGCTGTCCACGCCGGGCAGCGACATCCGCCGCCTCAACGCCGAAGGCCGCCTTGAAAAGCCCGACCCGGCGATGCTGGAAATGCTGGCGGTGGCCGACGAGGTCCACCGCGCCAGCGGCGGCGCCTTCGACGTCACCGTGCAGCCGCTCTGGATTTTTTACGATTCTTACGCCAGGCGCGGCGCCTGGCCGACCGGCGAGGAAGCCGCGCCCGCGCGCGCCTTGATCGGCCACAGCCATATGCGGTTCGACGCCGAGGCGGTGAGCTTCGACCGGCCCGGCATGGGGATCACGATGAACAGCCTCACCCATGGCTATGCCGCCGACCGCGTCGCCAAAGTGCTGTCCGACCTCGGCGTGCGCCGCGCTTTCGTGGACACCGGCGAGATGGAATCGCTCGGCCGCGGGCCGCAGGACCGGGAATGGACTGTGGCGGTGAAAAATCCGCGCCAGACCGACGCCATGCTCGGCACGGCGCCGCTGACCGGCTGCATGGCGACGGCGGGGGACTATGCCTATACCTGGTCGGCGGATTATACGCGCAACCACATCCTCGACCCGCGCACCGGCCTTTCGCCGGCCTCCTTCGCGACGGTCGTGGTCATCGCCCCCCGCGCCGTGGTCGCCGACGCGCTCTCGACCACGGTCTCGGTGCTCGGGCCGGACGAAGGCGCCAAACTGCTGACGAAATTCGACGCCGAAGCCTATGGAATCACCAAGGCCGGCAAGGTCTGGGCGACCCCCGGCTTCCCGCGCCAACATCTGGCGTGA